One Festucalex cinctus isolate MCC-2025b chromosome 1, RoL_Fcin_1.0, whole genome shotgun sequence genomic region harbors:
- the rgs9a gene encoding regulator of G-protein signaling 9a, producing the protein MTIRTARPDRATHFRRLHCLKKLDAIVVDMQDPKSGLKGSEQKLNVTTIPHVIAGQDIIAWIANKMKMTVEEAQAFGTMLVAYGYIYALQNHKKLVMCNDSSLYRFQTPYFWPTQKWVADDTDYAIYLAKRNIRKKGMLEPYEQAHYNRLHKWLFHKWDFIMMQATEQYTAGRERKKPDRVVFDCQERAYWIVNRPPRRTHSALDIGPDRLMDPNTAEKITFDQYRRMNMFYQQAIMRSKVKSSVSLGALVKYVTTYKNHDPFLAPCHPSNPWQTDNDSYWCLNMRRVDVPTKMRVERWSFSLFELLTDLRGRDDFKVFLKKEFSGENLAFWEAAEELKWGTAASMSTKAETIFKTFLAPGAPRWINIDGRTMGLTVKGLDHPHRYVLEAAQTHVFLLMKKDTFFRYLKSPVYKDIQKKALNPESHNFSQAQLEQNAQNRSPGIHPIILWKQEEEEKAKAAAASAPIDVKAMMSKIDRKK; encoded by the exons GCTTAAAGGCTCCGAGCAGAAACTCAACGTCACCACCATTCCGCATGTCATTGCTG GTCAAGACATCATTGCATGGATTGCTAATAAGATGAAGATGACTGTAGAAG AAGCCCAGGCCTTTGGCACCATGTTAGTGGCCTACGGTTACATCTATGCCCTGCAGAACCACAAGAAACTGGTCATGTGCAATGACAGCAGCCTTTACCGCTTCCAG ACTCCATACTTTTGGCCGACACAGAAATGGGTTGCAGATGACACTGACTATG CCATTTACCTGGCAAAGAGAAACATCCGCAAGAAAGGCATGTTGGAACCCTATGAACAG GCGCATTACAACCGTCTGCATAAATGGCTGTTCCACAAATGGGACTTTATCATGATGCAGGCCACCGAGCAGTACAC GGCTGGTCGAGAGCGAAAGAAGCCAGATCGTGTTGTGTTCGATTGCCAGGAGAGAGCTTACTGGATTGTGAACAGGCCACCG CGTCGTACTCATAGCGCCTTGGATATTGGTCCAGACCGCCTTATGGATCCCAACACAGCTGAG AAAATCACATTTGACCAGTACAGACGCATG AACATGTTCTACCAACAAGCCATCATGAGGTCGAAAGTCAAATCAAGTGTGTCTCTTGGAGC ACTGGTCAAGTACGTCACAACCTACAAAAACCATGATCCCTTTCTGGCACCCTGCCACCCCAGCAACCCCTGGCAGACAGACAACGACTCGTACTGGTGTCTCAATATGAGAAG GGTTGACGTACCGACGAAAATGCGAGTCGAGCGGTGGTCCTTCAGCTTGTTTGAGTTACTGACTGATCTGCGAGGCAGGGACGACTTCAAGGTCTTCCTCAAGAAGGAGTTTAGCG GGGAGAATTTAGCATTCTGGGAAGCAGCTGAGGAGCTAAAGTGGGGAACTGCAGCTTCCATGTCAACTAAAGCTGAGACCATCTTcaa GACCTTTCTGGCCCCCGGCGCCCCCCGCTGGATCAACATTGATGGCAGGACTATGGGTCTGACTGTGAAAGGCCTGGACCATCCTCACCGCTATGTGCTGGAGGCTGCGCAGACACACGTCTTCTTGCTCATGAAAAAG GACACTTTCTTCCGCTACCTGAAGTCGCCGGTGTACAAGGACATCCAGAAAAAGGCATTGAACCCGGAGTCTCATAATTTCAG TCAAGCCCAGTTAGAACAAAACGCTCAGAACCGAAGCCCAGGTATTCATCCCATCATCCTTTGGAAgcaagaagaggaggagaaggcgAAGGCTGCTGCTGCCTCTGCCCCCATCGATGTCAAGGCCATGATGAGTAAAATTGACAGAAAGAAATAA
- the cog1 gene encoding conserved oligomeric Golgi complex subunit 1 isoform X1 — MTDEPAPSLRISEIKDPVVLFERYSTEDIRGIERKVRGEIEQKKEELRQMVGERYRDLIDAADTIGEMRQSSASVVQSIQDMHQYCHRLKQGKACVNSRTPERQWQDNFYTMASQIKLLLEIPERIWSAMEASQYLQATRLYLLCCRLHSLLQLEAATGGHYSPALTRFPILVRQVATTGHFRSTILLDSKTLLRGRAVSDQAIAEALLSTMLLEDSSPRQALADFLLARKASIHQLLNQPQHGAGIKAQVCSLVELLVTTLFQAYAVFYTHPEGVPRAGESTLSCGLLFSILENVTSSTSAAKGKNVLQEDTSTGSWFKYLPPSVTEFQPTLRTLAQPIQREQLQDTLQQWIDTCKEDICHGVGSLLVYVKSLKGLAAIRDAVWDLLSSDSINQHWNTVCQRLLEQRLAIWDDFLQQLFLQRLQAITKEETESISMSSVQLLTSAVKDLEGQTTNSREAQYEVDVSSYLWSESPGDLPSDAGWVSVAERGEQQQRCGLAMKTQALTPCVQNFCSSMDAKLKARLDDLQHYLPSTDAGSDSISVTSRPTEGSSTSSFNRFTDTPAVEEALRDGCLACVHHILSAVRSEIATVSPDPSPASLNSVLFMARLCQSMGELCPNLKHCILGQRRCEATAKVTPRQSKKLGRAKTVAQVSAAQAKWAELKEELLNCSMEAYRIWSSTLSKRLLEEFRTALHADSAGDILTNATNWEEIEIQEEAESGSSVTSKIRLPVQPSLFVQSLLFELCVEVNRVGGHALPQPTLQELLQACLDQALQHYQSLTQRAPREGAFPMTQNRALQLMFDLRYLNTTLSSNMEDGKTSKSHQDHRMQEVCDWLESHIDPFDLDVFTPPLNANLNRLSQRTSVLFGLVTCSEKQFAPRSSSINTQEPYNILPLANTQIRFGLLPLSMSDAQKSKSTSKCSSEPHQLPSSSADSQESFRPGSLFRQMAEEEDTTAPSLFKLSWLSGMTK; from the exons ATGACTGATGAACCGGCGCCGTCTCTCCGGATATCGGAGATCAAGGACCCGGTGGTCTTGTTCGAGCGTTACAGCACCGAGGACATTCGCGGCATAGAGCGgaaagtccgcggggagatcgaGCAGAAGAAGGAGGAATTGAGACAGATGGTGGGCGAGCGCTACCGGGATCTGATTGACGCCGCGGACACCATCGGAGAGATGAGGCAAAGCTCGGCGAGTGTTGTCCAGTCCATCCAGGACATGCATCAGTACTGCCACCGGCTTAAACAAGGCAAAGCGTGCGTCAACAGCCGCACTCCGGAG AGGCAGTGGCAGGACAATTTTTACACCATGGCCTCTCAGATCAAGCTCCTCTTAGAGATTCCCGAGCGCATATGGAGTGCCATGGAGGCCTCTCAGTACCTTCAGGCAACTCGACTCTACCTGCTGTGTTGCCGTCTGCACAGTCTCCTTCAGTTGGAAGCTGCCACAGGGGGTCATTACAGTCCTGCCCTGACCCGCTTCCCTATCCTTGTGCGCCAAGTAGCCACAACTGGCCACTTCAG gtccaCCATTCTTTTAGACAGCAAGACTCTGCTGCGGGGTCGAGCAGTGTCGGACCAGGCCATTGCCGAGGCCCTCCTGTCCACGATGTTACTGGAGGACAGCTCCCCGCGCCAGGCACTGGCAGACTTCTTGTTAGCGCGGAAGGCCTCCATCCATCAGTTGCTCAATCAGCCCCAACATG gtGCAGGTATCAAGGCCCAGGTGTGCAGCCTCGTGGAACTGCTGGTGACCACTTTGTTTCAAGCGTATGCTGTTTTCTACACGCACCCTGAAGGGGTGCCCAGGGCTGGGGAATCAACCCTCAGCTGTGGCCTGCTCTTTTCCATCCTGGAAAATGTCACGTCCTCTACATCTGCAG CTAAAGGCAAGAACGTGCTTCAGGAAGACACAAGTACAGGCAGCTGGTTCAAGTACTTGCCCCCCTCTGTCACAGAGTTCCAGCCCACACTTCGCACCCTGGCACAGCCAATCCAGAGAGAGCAGCTGCAGGACACCTTACAGCAGTGGATTGATAC ATGTAAGGAGGATATCTGTCATGGTGTCGGTAGCCTTCTGGTCTATGTGAAGAGCCTGAAGGGACTGGCGGCCATTAGAGATGCTGTTTGGGACCTCCTGTCCTCCGACTCCATCAATCAGCACTGGAACACTGTGTGCCAGCGGCTGCTGGAGCAGCGCCTGGCCATCTGGGATGACTTCCTTCAACAGCTCTTCCTTCAACGTTTACAG GCTATCACCAAAGAAGAAACTGAAAGCATCTCAATGAGCTCGGTGCAGCTCCTCACCTCCGCTGTGAAAGATCTTGAAGGACAGACCACCAATAGCCGGGAGGCCCAGTATGAAGTGGACGTGTCCTCCTATTTGTGGTCGGAGTCTCCAGGGGATCTTCCCAGTGATGCGGGTTGGGTCAGTGTGGCCGAGAGAGGGGAGCAACAGCAAAGATGTGGTCTGGCCATGAAGACCCAGGCCCTGACACCCTGCGTTCAAAACTTTTGCTCTTCCATGGATGCCAAGCTGAAAGCACGGCTTGATGACCTCCAGCACTACCTTCCATCCACGGACGCAG GTTCTGACTCCATATCAGTTACATCAAGACCTACTGAGGGCTCATCAACATCCTCCTTCAACCGCTTCACAGACACGCCGGCAGTGGAGGAGGCTTTACGAGACGGCTGCCTGGCCTGCGTTCACCATATTCTCTCTGCCGTCCGTTCGGAAATAGCTACAGTTTCGCCAGATCCCAGCCCTGCCAGCCTCAATTCAGTCCTTTTCATGGCGAGGCTGTGCCAGTCCATGGGGGAACTCTGCCCCAATCTGAAACACTGCATTTTGGGACAACGCCGGTGCGAGGCCACAGCCAAAGTGACCCCCAGGCAGAGCAAGAAATTGGGCAGAGCAAAGACGGTTGCGCAGGTTAGCGCTGCTCAAGCCAAGTGGGCGGAACTAAAGGAGGAGCTTCTCAACTGCAGCATGGAGGCCTACCGTATTTGGAGCTCTACTCTCTCAAAA AGGTTGCTGGAGGAGTTTCGAACAGCTCTTCATGCCGATTCCGCTGGTGACATCTTGACAAATGCAACCAACTGGGAAGAAATCGAGATCCAAGAGGAGGCCGAGTCGGGGAGCAGCGTGACGTCCAAAATTCGTCTTCCTGTCCAG CCATCTTTGTTCGTCCAGTCACTGCTCTTCGAGCTGTGTGTTGAGGTGAACAGGGTGGGTGGTCATGCCTTGCCACAACCCACCCTGCAGGAGCTTCTGCAAGCCTGCCTGGATCAAGCATTGCAACACTACCAAAGCCTCACACAGAGAGCACCCAGG GAAGGTGCATTCCCAATGACACAAAACAGAGCATTGCAGCTGATGTTTGACCTTCGTTATCTTAACACTACTTTGTCTTCCAATATGGAAGACGGCAAGACCTCCAAATCCCATCAAGACCACAG GATGCAGGAGgtgtgtgattggctggagagcCACATTGACCCTTTTGACCTGGATGTCTTCACACCACCACTGAATGCAAACCTCAATCGGCTTTCCCAAAGAACATCG GTGCTGTTTGGGCTGGTGACTTGTTCAGAGAAGCAGTTTGCCCCGCGGAGCAGCAGCATAAACACTCAGGAGCCATACAACATCCTTCCATTGGCCAACACTCAAATCAG GTTTGGCTTGTTGCCTCTCAGCATGTCTGACGCGCAGAAATCAAAATCGACCAGCAAATGCTCCAGTGAACCACACCAGTTG CCATCCTCTTCAGCAGACAGTCAGGAAAGCTTCCGGCCAGGTAGCCTCTTTCGACAGAtggcagaagaagaagacacaACCGCCCCATCTTTATTTAAGCTCAGTTGGCTGTCTGGCATGACCAAATAA
- the cog1 gene encoding conserved oligomeric Golgi complex subunit 1 isoform X2 yields the protein MTDEPAPSLRISEIKDPVVLFERYSTEDIRGIERKVRGEIEQKKEELRQMVGERYRDLIDAADTIGEMRQSSASVVQSIQDMHQYCHRLKQGKACVNSRTPERQWQDNFYTMASQIKLLLEIPERIWSAMEASQYLQATRLYLLCCRLHSLLQLEAATGGHYSPALTRFPILVRQVATTGHFRSTILLDSKTLLRGRAVSDQAIAEALLSTMLLEDSSPRQALADFLLARKASIHQLLNQPQHGAGIKAQVCSLVELLVTTLFQAYAVFYTHPEGVPRAGESTLSCGLLFSILENVTSSTSAAKGKNVLQEDTSTGSWFKYLPPSVTEFQPTLRTLAQPIQREQLQDTLQQWIDTCKEDICHGVGSLLVYVKSLKGLAAIRDAVWDLLSSDSINQHWNTVCQRLLEQRLAIWDDFLQQLFLQRLQAITKEETESISMSSVQLLTSAVKDLEGQTTNSREAQYEVDVSSYLWSESPGDLPSDAGWVSVAERGEQQQRCGLAMKTQALTPCVQNFCSSMDAKLKARLDDLQHYLPSTDAGSDSISVTSRPTEGSSTSSFNRFTDTPAVEEALRDGCLACVHHILSAVRSEIATVSPDPSPASLNSVLFMARLCQSMGELCPNLKHCILGQRRCEATAKVTPRQSKKLGRAKTVAQVSAAQAKWAELKEELLNCSMEAYRIWSSTLSKRLLEEFRTALHADSAGDILTNATNWEEIEIQEEAESGSSVTSKIRLPVQPSLFVQSLLFELCVEVNRVGGHALPQPTLQELLQACLDQALQHYQSLTQRAPREGAFPMTQNRALQLMFDLRYLNTTLSSNMEDGKTSKSHQDHRMQEVCDWLESHIDPFDLDVFTPPLNANLNRLSQRTSVLFGLVTCSEKQFAPRSSSINTQEPYNILPLANTQIRFGLLPLSMSDAQKSKSTSKCSSEPHQLTF from the exons ATGACTGATGAACCGGCGCCGTCTCTCCGGATATCGGAGATCAAGGACCCGGTGGTCTTGTTCGAGCGTTACAGCACCGAGGACATTCGCGGCATAGAGCGgaaagtccgcggggagatcgaGCAGAAGAAGGAGGAATTGAGACAGATGGTGGGCGAGCGCTACCGGGATCTGATTGACGCCGCGGACACCATCGGAGAGATGAGGCAAAGCTCGGCGAGTGTTGTCCAGTCCATCCAGGACATGCATCAGTACTGCCACCGGCTTAAACAAGGCAAAGCGTGCGTCAACAGCCGCACTCCGGAG AGGCAGTGGCAGGACAATTTTTACACCATGGCCTCTCAGATCAAGCTCCTCTTAGAGATTCCCGAGCGCATATGGAGTGCCATGGAGGCCTCTCAGTACCTTCAGGCAACTCGACTCTACCTGCTGTGTTGCCGTCTGCACAGTCTCCTTCAGTTGGAAGCTGCCACAGGGGGTCATTACAGTCCTGCCCTGACCCGCTTCCCTATCCTTGTGCGCCAAGTAGCCACAACTGGCCACTTCAG gtccaCCATTCTTTTAGACAGCAAGACTCTGCTGCGGGGTCGAGCAGTGTCGGACCAGGCCATTGCCGAGGCCCTCCTGTCCACGATGTTACTGGAGGACAGCTCCCCGCGCCAGGCACTGGCAGACTTCTTGTTAGCGCGGAAGGCCTCCATCCATCAGTTGCTCAATCAGCCCCAACATG gtGCAGGTATCAAGGCCCAGGTGTGCAGCCTCGTGGAACTGCTGGTGACCACTTTGTTTCAAGCGTATGCTGTTTTCTACACGCACCCTGAAGGGGTGCCCAGGGCTGGGGAATCAACCCTCAGCTGTGGCCTGCTCTTTTCCATCCTGGAAAATGTCACGTCCTCTACATCTGCAG CTAAAGGCAAGAACGTGCTTCAGGAAGACACAAGTACAGGCAGCTGGTTCAAGTACTTGCCCCCCTCTGTCACAGAGTTCCAGCCCACACTTCGCACCCTGGCACAGCCAATCCAGAGAGAGCAGCTGCAGGACACCTTACAGCAGTGGATTGATAC ATGTAAGGAGGATATCTGTCATGGTGTCGGTAGCCTTCTGGTCTATGTGAAGAGCCTGAAGGGACTGGCGGCCATTAGAGATGCTGTTTGGGACCTCCTGTCCTCCGACTCCATCAATCAGCACTGGAACACTGTGTGCCAGCGGCTGCTGGAGCAGCGCCTGGCCATCTGGGATGACTTCCTTCAACAGCTCTTCCTTCAACGTTTACAG GCTATCACCAAAGAAGAAACTGAAAGCATCTCAATGAGCTCGGTGCAGCTCCTCACCTCCGCTGTGAAAGATCTTGAAGGACAGACCACCAATAGCCGGGAGGCCCAGTATGAAGTGGACGTGTCCTCCTATTTGTGGTCGGAGTCTCCAGGGGATCTTCCCAGTGATGCGGGTTGGGTCAGTGTGGCCGAGAGAGGGGAGCAACAGCAAAGATGTGGTCTGGCCATGAAGACCCAGGCCCTGACACCCTGCGTTCAAAACTTTTGCTCTTCCATGGATGCCAAGCTGAAAGCACGGCTTGATGACCTCCAGCACTACCTTCCATCCACGGACGCAG GTTCTGACTCCATATCAGTTACATCAAGACCTACTGAGGGCTCATCAACATCCTCCTTCAACCGCTTCACAGACACGCCGGCAGTGGAGGAGGCTTTACGAGACGGCTGCCTGGCCTGCGTTCACCATATTCTCTCTGCCGTCCGTTCGGAAATAGCTACAGTTTCGCCAGATCCCAGCCCTGCCAGCCTCAATTCAGTCCTTTTCATGGCGAGGCTGTGCCAGTCCATGGGGGAACTCTGCCCCAATCTGAAACACTGCATTTTGGGACAACGCCGGTGCGAGGCCACAGCCAAAGTGACCCCCAGGCAGAGCAAGAAATTGGGCAGAGCAAAGACGGTTGCGCAGGTTAGCGCTGCTCAAGCCAAGTGGGCGGAACTAAAGGAGGAGCTTCTCAACTGCAGCATGGAGGCCTACCGTATTTGGAGCTCTACTCTCTCAAAA AGGTTGCTGGAGGAGTTTCGAACAGCTCTTCATGCCGATTCCGCTGGTGACATCTTGACAAATGCAACCAACTGGGAAGAAATCGAGATCCAAGAGGAGGCCGAGTCGGGGAGCAGCGTGACGTCCAAAATTCGTCTTCCTGTCCAG CCATCTTTGTTCGTCCAGTCACTGCTCTTCGAGCTGTGTGTTGAGGTGAACAGGGTGGGTGGTCATGCCTTGCCACAACCCACCCTGCAGGAGCTTCTGCAAGCCTGCCTGGATCAAGCATTGCAACACTACCAAAGCCTCACACAGAGAGCACCCAGG GAAGGTGCATTCCCAATGACACAAAACAGAGCATTGCAGCTGATGTTTGACCTTCGTTATCTTAACACTACTTTGTCTTCCAATATGGAAGACGGCAAGACCTCCAAATCCCATCAAGACCACAG GATGCAGGAGgtgtgtgattggctggagagcCACATTGACCCTTTTGACCTGGATGTCTTCACACCACCACTGAATGCAAACCTCAATCGGCTTTCCCAAAGAACATCG GTGCTGTTTGGGCTGGTGACTTGTTCAGAGAAGCAGTTTGCCCCGCGGAGCAGCAGCATAAACACTCAGGAGCCATACAACATCCTTCCATTGGCCAACACTCAAATCAG GTTTGGCTTGTTGCCTCTCAGCATGTCTGACGCGCAGAAATCAAAATCGACCAGCAAATGCTCCAGTGAACCACACCAGTTG ACATTTTGA